The following coding sequences are from one Salvia hispanica cultivar TCC Black 2014 chromosome 3, UniMelb_Shisp_WGS_1.0, whole genome shotgun sequence window:
- the LOC125214915 gene encoding uncharacterized protein LOC125214915 isoform X4 has protein sequence MAGEFNPGGGGTSSGASGGHDLIPVPNYYGGSLNLGVVQYFGSAAGPSSSSSSPLLLDSVPGLKHDTGLAVEWSVEEQYKLEEGLAKYAHEPHILQYIKIAASLQDKTVRDVALRCRWMMRKRRKQQDLSFGKKMKEGKDKLMEASLKNKVSSAPPLNLPAYSLSSNHHNQSEYIFSGVLSYGVRHLLEENNHAFGQISTNLSTLKHKKHAWDYESDATTSRSCK, from the exons ATGGCGGGTGAGTTCAACCCCGGCGGCGGAGGGACGAGCAGCGGCGCCTCCGGAGGGCACGACCTGATTCCCGTGCCCAATTACTACGGGGGGAGCTTGAATTTGGGGGTGGTGCAGTATTTCGGCTCCGCGGCGGGCCCTTCCTCCTCGTCGTCGTCGCCGCTTCTGCTGGACTCTGTGCCGGGGCTGAAGCACGACACGGGGCTGGCAGTGGAGTGGTCTGTGGAGGAACAGTATAAGTTGGAGGAAGGTCTGGCCAA GTATGCGCATGAACCCCATATTCTGCAGTATATTAAGATAGCTGCTTCCCTTCAGGACAAAACTGTACGTGATGTCGCTCTTCGGTGTAGATGGATGATG AGAAAGCGAAGGAAACAGCAGGACCTGAGCTTTGggaagaaaatgaaggaaGGAAAG GATAAACTAATGGAAGCATCTCTAAAGAATAAAGTCTCTTCAGCTCCGCCATTGAACCTGCCTGCATATTCTTTGTCTTCAAACCATCATAATCAGAGTGAATACATATTTTCAGGAG TACTTAGTTACGGAGTCAGGCATCTGTTGGAAGAAAATAACCATGCTTTTGGTCAAATATCTACAAATCTTTCAACTCTCAAG